Below is a window of Planctomycetes bacterium MalM25 DNA.
ACGGCATGGCGGCCTCCGGAGTTCCGATACGCGAGGACCTGCTGCAAGCGGCGGCCGAAGCGACCGAGGAACTGGTCGTCGACGACGCGCCCAACGGCAACCTGCTCGACACCATCGGCCATCTTTACCACCAGATGGGCGACCTCGACAAAGCGATCGAGGTCCAACGCCGCGCCGTCGCCGTCGGCCAGCCGCCCGAGGCGGCGCAACTGCAAGCGCAGATCGAGGCGTTCCTGCAGCAACTGCTCGCGGAGAAGGCGGCCAAGGCGGAGGCCCCGGCGGAGTGAGGCGGCTCGTATCGCCCCGCTGGACGGCGGCCTGCTTGCTGGTGACGACCATCGCCACAGCGGACGCGGCCCCGCCAACGCAACCGCTCCGCGCTGCGGAGGGGGTCTACGTCGGTGGCGCGCCAACCGACGCCACCGCTTGGGACGCGCTCGTCGCGCGCGGCGTGAAGACCGTCGTCGGCGTCGAGGGGATCCCCCCCTCGCCCCCGTCGGGTTCGAGCGAGGGCTTGCGACTCGTTCACATCCCGATCGGCTACGGCGCCATCGACAAGGCCGCCAGCGATCGCCTCACGCGTGTCGCTCGCGAAGCACAGAGGCCACTCTACATCTACTGCCACCACGGCCAGCACCGTGGGCCGGCGGCCGCCGCGATCGTCTGCCTCGCGGCGAACCTGCTCGACAAAGAGGGCGCCCTCGACCTGCTGCGACGCGCTCAAACCGATCGGAAGTACGCCGGCCTCTGGCGCGACGTGGCGGCGTACCGGGCCCCGCCCGCCGACGCCGTGCTCCCCGAACTCACCCCGGCCTCGCCCTCCTCGCCGCTAAGCCTGGCGATGTGCCAGCTCGATCGCGCCTGGGAGGCCACCCTCAAGTCGGACACACGCGAGGATCGCCACACGGCGATGGTGCTCGTCGTGGAGTCGCTGAAGGAGTCCCGCCGCGCCGTCGAGGCCACGGGCGCTCGGCCCGGCCTCCTTGCCGATCTTCAAGAAGCCCTCGATCAGGCCCGGGAGATCGAACACGCAGCAACGGGATTGGATCCTGAAGAGCTCGATCAGCGATTCGGCCCGCAGTGCCTGCGCTGCCATGCGACGCACCGCGACACCACCGACTGACGCCGCGTCTCCGGTTCTCCACCCCCCCCCTGCGGTTTATGCTCTGCGAATGTTCGACTGGTTCGACAACGCGTTCGTGCTCGGAGAGACCCCGTGGTGGCTGGAGTCCGGCCCGTGGCTTGCGGCGGCGCTCTGGTTCTTCGCGGTCGGCGGCTGCGTGGGGAGCTTCTTGAACGTCGTCGCGCTGCGCGGCGCGCGGGGCGAGGACGTCGTCTTCCGCCCCAGCGGGTGCCCCGTCTGCGGAGGCCGTATCCGGGCGCGGCACAACCTGCCGATCCTCGGTTACCTGATGCTCGGCGGGCGGTGCTACGACTGCCGCACGCCGATCCCGATCCGCTATTTCCTGTGGGAACTGGCGTTCGCGGTGCTGTTCGCGGTGGTGGGCATGTGG
It encodes the following:
- the pppA gene encoding Leader peptidase PppA, which codes for MFDWFDNAFVLGETPWWLESGPWLAAALWFFAVGGCVGSFLNVVALRGARGEDVVFRPSGCPVCGGRIRARHNLPILGYLMLGGRCYDCRTPIPIRYFLWELAFAVLFAVVGMWGAGHYFR